One Bombina bombina isolate aBomBom1 chromosome 5, aBomBom1.pri, whole genome shotgun sequence DNA segment encodes these proteins:
- the HEY1 gene encoding hairy/enhancer-of-split related with YRPW motif protein 1 yields the protein MKRTHEYSSSDSELDENIEVEKESADENGNLSSAPGSMSPSTSSQILARKRRRGIIEKRRRDRINNSLSELRRLVPSAFEKQGSAKLEKAEILQMTVDHLKMLHTAGGKGYFDAHALAMDYRSLGFRECLAEVARYLSIIEGLDTSDPLRVRLVSHLNNYASQREAANSAHSSIGHIPWGGAFGHHPHISHQLLLTQTPHTSASSTPSSTEPHHQSRLPGSPHAESSSLRVPPNGNLASVLPVIASSKLSPPLLSSMASLSAFPFTFGSFHLLSPNALSSTAPAPTGKPYRPWGTEIGAF from the exons ATGAAGAGGACTCATGAGTACAGCTCCTCTGACAGTGAGCTGGACGAGAATATTGAAGTGGAGAAAGAAAGTGCTGATGAGAATGG gaacCTGAGTTCAGCTCCAGGATCTATGTCTCCCTCTACATCTTCCCAAATATTAGCCAGGAAGAGACGCAGAGGG ATCATTGAAAAACGTCGCAGAGACAGGATTAACAACAGTTTGTCTGAGCTTAGAAGACTGGTTCCCAGTGCATTTGAGAAACAG GGATCAGCAAAactagaaaaagcagagattttacAGATGACCGTGGATCATCTCAAGATGCTGCACACCGCAGGGGGCAAAG GCTATTTTGATGCCCACGCTCTTGCAATGGACTATCGAAGCTTGGGATTTCGGGAATGTCTTGCTGAAGTTGCCCGTTATCTGAGCATTATTGAAGGTCTAGATACTTCAGACCCTCTGAGAGTGCGACTTGTCTCTCATCTCAATAATTATGCCTCCCAGCGGGAAGCTGCAAACAGTGCTCACAGCAGCATTGGACATATTCCCTGGGGTGGCGCTTTTGGACATCATCCCCACATTTCTCATCAACTTCTTCTGACTCAGACCCCTCATACCAGTGCAAGCAGCACACCATCTTCTACAGAACCTCATCATCAGAGCAGACTTCCTGGTTCACCTCACGCTGAATCCTCCTCACTGCGAGTTCCCCCTAATGGGAACTTAGCGTCAGTGCTTCCAGTTATTGCATCTTCAAAACTGTCTCCTCCACTGTTGTCGTCTATGGCATCACTGTCTGCATTCCCTTTTACCtttggatcatttcatttattGTCACCAAACGCACTGAGCTCCACAGCACCAGCACCAACAGGCAAGCCATACAGACCTTGGGGCACAGAGATTGGGGCTTTTTAA